The bacterium genome includes the window ATAATTGGTATTACGGTACACACCCCGGCGTTCCATCGCGACACTCATGATATTCCCGATATATTCCGTCGGTGTGATGATTTGTGCTTTGATATACGGCTCTTCGATGTGATCAATAATTCCTGGTGACGGCATCATCGAAGGATTGGACACTTCGATCACTTCCCCGTTCGTTTTATACACTTGATAACGCACGCTGGGTACCGTCGTGATCATGCTGATGTTAAATTCGCGCTGCAGGCGTTCTTGCACAATCTCCATATGCAAAAGACCCAAGAAACCGCAACGGAAACCAAAACCCAAAGCCGTGGACGACTCCGGCTCGTAGATCAGCGACGAATCATTGAGTTTGAGTTTTTCCAAAGAAGTCCGCAGTTCTTCAAAATCTTCGCTTACGGTAGGATAAATACCGCTAAACACCATAGGCTTGATATCTTTGTATCCCTCTAGAGCCGCCGGCGCGGGATTTCCGGCATCGGTGACCGTATCGCCCACGCGGATGTGCGTGATCTCACGCACGTTGCCGACGACATATCCTACTTCACCGACAGAAATTTTATCCGCTTTGATTTTGTCCATCCGGAGGTAACCGATTTCATCGGCATCATACCGGCAGTCGTTGCTGAAAAACTTCATATGAGTACCGGTGACCAGTTCGCCTTGAAACACACGTACATAGGCGATGGCTCCGCGAAAAGGATCGAACACCGAATCGAAAATCAACGCTTGCAATGGTTTGGTCGGATCGCCTACCGGGGCGGGAATACTCTCTACGACTTTTTCAAGAATATCTTCGATACCGATACCCGCTTTGGCGCTGGCTAAAACAATATCTTCACGTTTGCAACCGATCAGATCAATAATCTCTTTGCATGTTTCTTCCGGTTGTGCGCTCGGCAAATCAATTTTATTTACGACAGGAACGATTTGCAATCCGGCATCAATGGCAAGATACAGATTACTGATCGTCTGCGCTTCGATACCCTGGGAAGCATCCACCACAAGTATGGCCCCTTCGCATGCGGCCAAGCTGCGGGACACTTCATAAGTAAAGTCCACATGCCCCGGGGTGTCAATCAGATTGAGTACATACGTTTGCCCGTTGCGTGCTTTGTACTCCATACGTATGGCGTGCGCTTTGATCGTAATGCCGCGTTCTTTTTCCAGATCCATGTTATCCAGGACCTGCGCTTCCATATCGCGTTTGGATATGGTTTT containing:
- the lepA gene encoding elongation factor 4; protein product: MSTEKIRNFCIVAHIDHGKSTLADRLLEYTKTISKRDMEAQVLDNMDLEKERGITIKAHAIRMEYKARNGQTYVLNLIDTPGHVDFTYEVSRSLAACEGAILVVDASQGIEAQTISNLYLAIDAGLQIVPVVNKIDLPSAQPEETCKEIIDLIGCKREDIVLASAKAGIGIEDILEKVVESIPAPVGDPTKPLQALIFDSVFDPFRGAIAYVRVFQGELVTGTHMKFFSNDCRYDADEIGYLRMDKIKADKISVGEVGYVVGNVREITHIRVGDTVTDAGNPAPAALEGYKDIKPMVFSGIYPTVSEDFEELRTSLEKLKLNDSSLIYEPESSTALGFGFRCGFLGLLHMEIVQERLQREFNISMITTVPSVRYQVYKTNGEVIEVSNPSMMPSPGIIDHIEEPYIKAQIITPTEYIGNIMSVAMERRGVYRNTNYISPTRVDLTFEFPLAEIVFDFYDKLKSCTKGYASFDYEYIGYKEGELVKLDILINSDPVDAFSGIIHRDKAYEFGRKMCEKLKELIPRQMFEVVIQAAIGSKIIARDQIRAMRKDVTAKCYGGDISRKRKLLERQKEGKKRMKQVGKVEIPQEAFLAVLKIGDE